The following proteins come from a genomic window of Trifolium pratense cultivar HEN17-A07 linkage group LG4, ARS_RC_1.1, whole genome shotgun sequence:
- the LOC123921926 gene encoding probable protein phosphatase 2C 52, which produces MGCCVSTSSRSTCSSGSNGDMATPTCLEIGFCAKKRARRTFSDHVISLHHLSSLPSRIFTNGKSRGSCIFTQQGRKGINQDAMVVWEDFMSEDMIFCGVFDGHGPQGHLVARKVRDTLPVKLLSFLHSYESKRNGSAKACLKRNMKSDGGDTEKDISSEDKLNSTWKEAFMKAYKAMDKELSSHPKLDCFCSGSTSVTIVKQGSNLFMGYIGDSRAIMGSKDSNDSMVAIQLTVDLKPDLPREAERIKQCKGRVFALQDEPEVSRVWLPFDDAPGLAMARAFGDFCLKEYGVISIPEFSHRLLTDRDQFIVLASDGVWDVLSNEEVVEIVSSAPTRSSAARILVNSAAREWKLKYPTSKMDDCAVVCLFLDGKMDSESDYEEQCFSSATIQSNHSGNPIESDDGQKSEPSLQRNFTVRSSEENEINGAVSVDVEDGTAPADDQNWLGLEGVTRVNSLVQLPRFSEERSKSNS; this is translated from the exons ATGGGTTGTTGTGTGTCAACGAGCAGTCGGAGTACTTGTAGCAGCGGGAGCAATGGAGATATGGCTACTCCAACTTGCTTAGAAATTGGATTCTGTGCGAAAAAGAGAGCGAGGAGAACGTTCTCCGACCATGTTATTTCTCTACATCATTTATCATCATTACCTAGCAGAATTTTCACTAATGGAAAGAGTCGTGGTTCGTGCATATTTACGCAGCAGGGCCGTAAGGGAATTAATCAGGACGCTATGGTTGTGTGGGAA GATTTCATGTCCGAAGATATGATCTTTTGTGGTGTTTTTGATGGCCATGGTCCACAAGGTCATCTTGTTGCACGTAAAGTGAGGGATACCTTACCAGTAAAATTGCTTTCGTTTTTGCATTCTTATGAATCAAAGCGAAACGGGTCGGCCAAAGCTTGTTTGAAACGGAACATGAAATCGGACGGTGGAGACACTGAGAAAGATATCTCTTCTGAGGATAAACTGAACTCCACATGGAAAGAAGCTTTCATGAAAGCATACAAGGCCATGGACAAAGAGCTCAGTTCTCACCCGAAACTTGACTGCTTCTGTAGTGGCAGCACATCCGTGACTATAGTGAAGCAG GGTTCAAATCTCTTCATGGGATATATTGGCGATTCTCGAGCAATCATGGGATCCAAAGACAGCAATGACTCCATGGTGGCAATTCAGTTGACTGTTGATTTGAAGCCTGATTTACCAA GAGAAGCGGAAAGAATCAAGCAGTGCAAGGGTAGGGTTTTTGCTTTGCAAGATGAACCGGAAGTGTCTAGGGTATGGTTGCCTTTTGATGATGCACCGGGGTTGGCAATGGCTAGAGCATTTGGAGATTTCTGCTTGAAGGAGTATGGTGTGATTTCTATACCAGAATTTTCTCACCGGCTGCTTACGGACAGAGATCAATTCATTGTTCTTGCCTCTGACGGG GTTTGGGATGTCTTAAGTAATGAGGAGGTAGTTGAGATAGTATCGTCAGCACCAACACGATCATCAGCAGCAAGAATTCTGGTAAATTCAGCTGCTCGTGAATGGAAACTCAAGTACCCAACTTCGAAGATGGATGACTGTGCTGTAGTGTGCTTATTTTTAGATGGTAAAATGGATTCAGAGTCAGATTATGAGGAACAATGCTTCTCTTCTGCTACCATTCAGAGTAACCATTCGGGAAATCCAATCGAATCAGATGATGGACAAAAGTCCGAGCCATCTTTGCAAAGGAACTTTACTGTGAGATCATCGGAAGAAAACGAGATTAATGGAGCAGTGTCAGTTGATGTTGAAGATGGAACAGCGCCCGCTGATGATCAAAACTGGTTAGGCTTGGAAGGGGTCACCCGTGTAAACTCACTCGTCCAACTTCCTAGATTTTCAGAAGAAAGGTCAAAGtcaaactcttga
- the LOC123923743 gene encoding putative cell wall protein: MAQRAYSFFAFLLIFNILLVTTWQAIAGRSIANHDKKEPEFLFKHEYGKKFHYPSIGHFGFPPKFGLTPNNPYSGGIGGGGGSASGAGSASTGRRYVPGNDDTFVPNPGYEVPIPGGGGRVASVHP, translated from the coding sequence ATGGCTCAAAGAGCTTACTCTTTCTTTGcatttcttctcattttcaatATCCTCCTTGTCACAACATGGCAAGCAATTGCTGGTCGCAGCATTGCTAACCACGATAAGAAAGAGCCCGAGTTTTTGTTCAAGCATGAATATGGTAAAAAATTTCATTATCCAAGCATTGGACATTTTGGATTTCCACCAAAGTTTGGGCTTACTCCTAATAACCCATATAGTGGTGGCatcggaggaggaggaggatcgGCATCAGGAGCAGGATCGGCATCAACAGGTCGTCGTTATGTTCCTGGTAACGATGACACGTTTGTTCCAAACCCGGGCTATGAGGTTCCAATCCCCGGCGGTGGTGGTAGAGTTGCATCGGTTCATCCATGA